The genomic segment ACCGTGGTCATCGGCCTTGCGGGCCCGTTAACCGGCCCGTCAGCCCGTATCGGTAAAGATCTGGAAAACGGTGCACAGTTGGCCATTGACGACATCAATAAGCAGCATCCGACCATTGGCGGTAAAGCGGTGATTTTTAAACTGCAGTCCGAAGATGACCAGTCCGACCCGCGTACCGCCGTCGCCGTGGCACAGCGTCTGGTAGACAGCGGCGTTGTGGGCGTTGTCGGCCACTGGAACACCGGCACCAGCATTCCGGCGGCACGTGTGTATCACGATGCAGGTATTGCGCAGGTGGCGCCCGTCGCCACTGGCCATGCCTATACCCAACAGGGCTTTGATACCAGCTTTCGCGTAATGGGCCATGACGATGACGGCGGCCAGTTTGCCGGTCAGTACGCGGTGAATACCCTGAAAGCCAAACGTATTGCGGTGATTGACGACCGCACCGCCTTTGGTCAGGGTCTGGCAGATGAGTTTATAAAATCGCTGGAAGCCCAGGGCGTGAAGATCGTTGACCGCCAGTACGTTGATGACAAAACCGTGGACTTTAGCGCCGTTTTGACCGCTATCCGCAGCAAAAATACCGACCTGATCTTCTTCGGCGGCGTGGATAGCCAGGCCGCACCGCTGGCGCGTCGAATCAAACAGTTGGGCATGAACGCCACGCTGATGGGCGCAGGCGGCTTTGTCAGCCAGACCTTCCTGCAGCTGGCGCAGAAAGAGGGGGAAGGCGTCGTTGCGCTCGAACCGGGTCTGCCGGTTGACCAAATGCAAGGCGGTAAAGCCTTCGAACAGGCGTATCAGTCACGTTACCACACCCATATCGAACTGCACGCGCCGTTCGCCTATGACGCCACCCGCGTACTGGTGGCCGCGATGGAAAAAGCAGACTCGGTCGACCCGTCGGCGTATCTGCCTGCCCTGCGCGCCATCAATTATGCCGGCGTCACCGGAGAGATCGCTTTTGATAAAGAGGGCAACCTGAAATCGCCATCCTTCACCGTCTATAAAGTCGTTGACGGCAAATGGCAGCCGCAAACCGTGCTGGGCGGCGCGCAAGCTAAGTAACGTAGTGAGGCAATGCGATGAGTGATAATAATGAGCTGGGCATTCTTGCCCGCCGGAAAATTGAAGCAGAAATTATTAAGCCAATTTATGAAATCCTGGTGCGCGAAATTGGTAAAGCCCGCGCCCAGGCGGTGATTGGCGAGGCCATTGAGCAGGCCGCCATTCACGCGGGCAGAACATTTGCCAGCAAAGAACCTGACGGCGCGGACGTGAAGAGCTTTATCGCCCTGCAGTATCTTTGGGAGAAAGATAACGCCCTGGACGTTAACGTGATCGACGCCGATGAACATCAGTACAACTACAACGTCACCCGCTGCCGCTACGCCGAGATGTATCACGAAATGGGGCTGGGAGAAATCGGTCATCTGCTCTCCTGCGCCCGCGATGAAAAATTCATCGTGGGCTACGCGCCGGACGTCGAACTGACCCGCACCACCACCATTATGCAGGGCGGAACGTGCTGCGACTTCCGCTATCGCAGCAAAAAGGATACCCCATGATCCACGTTAACGCGCAACGGCTGTGGACAACACTCGAAATGCTGGCGCAGATTGGCGGCACGCCCGCCGGTGGCGTGACACGTCTGGCGCTCAGCGAAGAAGATCGTATCGCGCGGAACCTGTTGCGCGACTGGGCGCTGGAGGCCGGACTGACCTGCGATGTAGATAGCATGGGCAACATGTTTATCCGCCGGGTGGGCAAGAACTCAACGCTTGCCCCGGTAATGACCGGCTCACACGTCGACTCCCAGCCGCTCGGCGGCAATTACGATGGCATTTACGGCGTGCTGGCCGGGCTGGAAGTGCTACGCACGCTGAACGATCGCCAGGTGCAGACCGAGCGCGATATCGTGCTGGTGAACTGGACTAACGAAGAAGGCGCACGGTTTGCGCCGGCCATGCTTGCCTCGGGCGTCTGGGCGGGCCAGCTTACCGAAGAATTTGCCTGGTCCAGAATGGATAATAAAAAAGTCACGGTCCGCGAAGCCCTCGAGGCAATAGGCTACCGGGGAGAACGCCCCGCACGCGCGTTCCCGGTTCACGCCTGCTACGAACTGCACATCGAGCAAGGGCCAATTCTGGAAGATGACGCCATTGATATCGGGCTGGTGCGTGCGGCGATGGGCCAGCGCTGGTTTACGCTTACGCTGGACGGTTTTGCCGCCCATGCCGGTACCACACCGATGCACAGCCGTCGCGACGCCTTGACCGCCTTCGCCGAACTGGCGCTGAAAGTGGAAGAGATTGGCTATCATCATGCGCCTGACGGACGCGCAACCATTGGCATGGCGCAGGTCACGCCAAATTCCCGCAACGTGGTGCCGGCGCGGGTCGTGTGCAGCGTTGAGTTTCGTCACCCGGAACAGGCAGCGCTTGAGGCGATGGAATTCGCGCTACACCAGGCGGCAGAAAGCCTCGCCGCACGCGGCGTTACCGCCAGCGTCGAACGCCTGTTTGATTATGCCCCAATAGCGTTTAATGAGGCGTGCCTGGCGAGAACGGCCAACGCGGTTGCCGCGCTGGGCTATTCCTCTAAGCTGATGGTGTCCGGCGCCGGACACGATACCTGCTACGTCAGCAAAATCGCCCCTGCCAGCATGATTTTTATCCCCTGCGTGAAAGGTATCAGCCATAACGAAGCGGAAAGGATCCTGCCGGCGTGGTCAGAGAAAGGGGCGAATGTGTTGTTGCACAGCGTGTTAGCCGCCGCGCAGGAAACATAAGCCCGCCACGCGGCGGCCAGGCCCTCGCCCCTGCGGGCTGAGGGCTATTTACTGTTTCGGTACTTTCGCCAGACTGAACCAAATGCCCACCGCCAGCAGCAACAACATGCCTCCTGCACTGCCTAACGCCACGCTGTGGGAGGTGATAAACGCCGTTTTCGCCGCCTCGGTAACCGCCTCCGCCAGCGCGGGGGTAAGATCCTGTGCCACCTTCACCGCTTCGCCAATCGACGACGAGGCTTTATCAGCAAGCGTTCCATCCAGCCCTTGCGGCAGCGTAATGGACGCAGAAAAACTGCGGGTGAGCAGCAGGCCAAAAATGGCAATACCCAACCCGGCGCCCAGCTCATAAGACATGGTTTCGATCGCCCCGGCGGCAGCCGCTTTTTCTTTTGGCGCCGCGGCCATAATCGCGGAGGTTGATGCCAGAAGCGCACTGGCGGCACTGAAACCCAGCAAAACCATCAGAGCGGAGGCCTGCCACTGCTGGGTACTAAAGTCGAGCGTCGACAGGCCAATAAAACTCACCGCGCTCAGCCCCATGCCTCCTGCCGCAACGATGCGCAGCCCCAGACGCCCCACCAGCACGCCGGCTATCGGCCCGCTGAACCCGCTGGCTACCATCAGCGGTAGCATAAACATTCCGGCTTCGAACGGGGTAAAACCATGCACAAACTGCAGCTCCTGCGCCATCAACAGTTCAAAACCGACCAGCGCAATCATGGCGGTCATCGCCATCACCACGCCGCTCAGAATGACACGATGGCAGAACAGACGCATGTCGATCATCGGTACGCGGGCGCGGAGTTGGATCCGCACAAAGATAAACAGCATCACCGCGCCGGTAATGAGCGTACAGGCTACCAGCCAGGGCGACAGCACCCCTTTCAGCGCCGTTTTCGCACTGTAAACCAGCAGCAGGATGGCCATAATCAGCATGAGCGCATGGCTAATATTCAGCGGTTGCTCTGGCCGCCCCTGTTGGGCTGGCACCAGGCGTGCCGCCAGCGAGACCACCACCAGCACAATGGGCACGTTAATCAAAAATACCGAACCCCAGTAAAAATGTTCCAGCAAGATACCGCCAATCAGCGGGCCGAAGGCGGCACCGCCGGAGCCTACTGCCGCCCACACGCCAAGGGCGATGTTACGATCCCGCGGGTCGACAAACAGCGTGCGGATCCCCGCAAGCGTTGCCGGGATGATCATCGCCGCACCAATTGCCAGTGACGCACGCGCGGCAATCAGCCAGCCTGCCGTCGGCGCAAATGCGGCAAACAGCGACGACAAACCAAACAGGGTACTGCCGATCATCAGCAGGCGTTTGAACCCAATACGGTCTCCAAGCGCGCCCATCGGCAGTACCATCCCCGCCATCACCAGTGAATAGATATCGATAATCCACAGTAATTCGTTGCCGCTGGCACCCAGCGTCATGCTCAACGTTGGTGCAGCCACGTGCAGCACCGTCGCGTCAATCGCCACTGGAATATAGACCAGCACGATAATCACTAACGCTAACCACTGACGAAACATAAATTTCCTTATTACTCAAAAGCTGGACACATGTCCAGAATGCGATCCTACGTAAAGTTGAACACTTGTCCAGCTTTTTGTTACACTCGTTTCATACCTGTTAAGAGTGAAAAAAATGCGATATTTGAGTAAGGATGAACGAAGGGAAGCGATCCTACAGGCCGCCATGCGCGTAGCATTATCTGAAGGGCTAGCGGCAATGACGGTACGCCGTATTGCCGCAGAAGCAGGTATTGCCACCGGACAAGTCCACCACCATTTTACCTCCGGCGGCGAGCTAAAATCATTGGCGTTTGTGCGCGTGATCCGCGAGCTGCTGGACGCCGAAATCCCGGGTGAAAATGCCAGTTGGCGTGAACGGCTGCATGCCATGCTCGGCAGCGACGACGGCGGGTTTGAACCCTATATCCGCCTGTGGCGCGAAGCGCAGATCCTCGCCAGCCGCGATGCAGATATTAAAGGCGCTTATGTGCTGACCATGGAGATGTGGCACCAGGAGACCGTGGGTATCATCCTGGCGGGACACAAGGCAGGCGTATTCACCCTGTCTGACCGGGCGGAAAATATCGCCTGGCGCTTGATTGGCCTGGTCTGCGGCCTTGACGGCATTTACGTATTAAATATGCCCCAAATGGACGATGCCGCATTTAATAAACATCTGGATAAATTAATCTCGCTGGAGTTGTTTTAACTTCGCTTTTCTGGAGAAAGAGGTCGGCAATAAACAGCGTGCATCAATAGTCCCGCGTCATTGCCGTCAGTTCTGCCAGTGAAAAACCGTGTTTCGGATGGTCAACGCCCAAACCAAACTGCTCCTGCATTAGCTGATAAAGGGCTTGCGGATCCGCCAGATGGATCTGTTCTTTTACATGGTCGCCTTGCCAGTGCGTAAAGTTGAAGTTAGTCAGCGTAAGTTTGCCGCCGTCCGGCAGGTGGCGACACATGAGTAAATGATGGCGGAAGTGCGATTGTGGCCAGTGTGCTGACCAGAAATTCCCCATAACGTAATCACTGAAATACTGCGTCGTCAGGTCAAAATGGTACATTGACTGCCAGTGTTCGTGATGAAGGAACTGCAATACCCACTCATTACTTTCGCTCAGCAGACGATAGAGCCCGTGCGGCGTCTCTTGCTCTTCATTCGCGATGAGGCGGATCGGGGCCGTCAGCGTTTGCCCTCCGAAGCCAACGTCGGCGATCCAGCGCTCGCCGTTCAATTCCACCAGCAGTAATCTGTGCGTACGCGGCGGCATTTGCGGCGGATTGGCTAATACCACCCGCCCGAGCACGCTTCGCACGCAGAACCCTACCTCTCGCAGTACGCGCTCAAACAGGCCGTTTTGCTCGAAGCAGTATCCTCCCCGCCGTGCGGTCACGAGTTTATCGACCAGGTACTGATCGTCGAGATGAATGTCACGCGGCATCACGACATCAATGTTCTCGAAGGGGATCGCGCAGTTGTGATGTAAATGCAGCCCGCGCAGGGTATCGATATCCACCTGAACGGGCTGTTGCCAGCCCGTGCGGGCGAAATAAGCACTCAGAAATGGGGACATGATTCGCTTCCTTGGTAGGGTTTTCCTTGTTTATAAACTATTTTCCCGTAGACACATGCGTAAATGTGCTTTTTATCGCTGCGCGTTGCGCTGGATGATGCGTCTTGATCTCTGATACGCTTCAGACGGTTAATGCCCCAATATTTGTGAAGAGGAATGGTTATGTCCGCGTTTCGTCCTGTTGAACTCAAGCACGCCAGCCGATTGCTGAACCATGGCCCTACGGTGCTCATCACAAGCCATGATGAGAGCATCGGCAGGCGTAACGTTATGGCCGCCGCCTGGTCGATGCCTGTTGAGTTTGCCCCCCCGCGTATCGCCATTGTGGTTGACAAAAGTACCTGGTCACGCGAACTGATTGAGCGCAGCGGAAAATTTGGCATCGTCATCCCCGGCGTGGCCGCCGCAAACTGGACTTATGCCGTCGGCAGCATCAGCGGGCGCGATGAAGATAAGTTCAACTGCTATGGGATCCCCACGATCCATGGCCCCAAACTGGGCCTACCGGTAGTAGAGGAGAAGTGTCTGGCATGGATGGAGTGCCAGTTACTGCCCCTCACCTCTGCCGCAGAGCACTATGACACCCTGTTTGGTGAGGTGGTTTCGGCGGGGGCGGACGAACGCGCGTTTGTCGCCGGACGCTGGCTGTTGGATGAAGATAAACTGAGTACGTTGCATCATCTGGGTGCCGGGACGTTTGTGACCAGCGGGAAACGTGTGAAAGCCCTCGATTAAGATAAAAAGGTGAGCGAGCAGACGTGCCCGCCCACCTTGCTCCTTAAAATTAATGCTAATGTTGATCGGTTTTATTCATTTATAGGTGACTTATCATGAAGAAAAATATTTTTTTATTCGTATCTTTTTTAGATAATTTAACAGATTGAAAGTTAGAAAATTAACTGACATGTTTAACTACATCATTTTAGTTATGGATTGCCAAAAAATTACAGTTATTCCCATATTCCATTATCAC from the unidentified bacterial endosymbiont genome contains:
- a CDS encoding branched-chain amino acid ABC transporter substrate-binding protein, producing MKTVKISALSAAILFSGLAPTGAWAAGSETVVIGLAGPLTGPSARIGKDLENGAQLAIDDINKQHPTIGGKAVIFKLQSEDDQSDPRTAVAVAQRLVDSGVVGVVGHWNTGTSIPAARVYHDAGIAQVAPVATGHAYTQQGFDTSFRVMGHDDDGGQFAGQYAVNTLKAKRIAVIDDRTAFGQGLADEFIKSLEAQGVKIVDRQYVDDKTVDFSAVLTAIRSKNTDLIFFGGVDSQAAPLARRIKQLGMNATLMGAGGFVSQTFLQLAQKEGEGVVALEPGLPVDQMQGGKAFEQAYQSRYHTHIELHAPFAYDATRVLVAAMEKADSVDPSAYLPALRAINYAGVTGEIAFDKEGNLKSPSFTVYKVVDGKWQPQTVLGGAQAK
- a CDS encoding L-2-amino-thiazoline-4-carboxylic acid hydrolase, translating into MSDNNELGILARRKIEAEIIKPIYEILVREIGKARAQAVIGEAIEQAAIHAGRTFASKEPDGADVKSFIALQYLWEKDNALDVNVIDADEHQYNYNVTRCRYAEMYHEMGLGEIGHLLSCARDEKFIVGYAPDVELTRTTTIMQGGTCCDFRYRSKKDTP
- a CDS encoding Zn-dependent hydrolase, which produces MIHVNAQRLWTTLEMLAQIGGTPAGGVTRLALSEEDRIARNLLRDWALEAGLTCDVDSMGNMFIRRVGKNSTLAPVMTGSHVDSQPLGGNYDGIYGVLAGLEVLRTLNDRQVQTERDIVLVNWTNEEGARFAPAMLASGVWAGQLTEEFAWSRMDNKKVTVREALEAIGYRGERPARAFPVHACYELHIEQGPILEDDAIDIGLVRAAMGQRWFTLTLDGFAAHAGTTPMHSRRDALTAFAELALKVEEIGYHHAPDGRATIGMAQVTPNSRNVVPARVVCSVEFRHPEQAALEAMEFALHQAAESLAARGVTASVERLFDYAPIAFNEACLARTANAVAALGYSSKLMVSGAGHDTCYVSKIAPASMIFIPCVKGISHNEAERILPAWSEKGANVLLHSVLAAAQET
- a CDS encoding MFS transporter, encoding MFRQWLALVIIVLVYIPVAIDATVLHVAAPTLSMTLGASGNELLWIIDIYSLVMAGMVLPMGALGDRIGFKRLLMIGSTLFGLSSLFAAFAPTAGWLIAARASLAIGAAMIIPATLAGIRTLFVDPRDRNIALGVWAAVGSGGAAFGPLIGGILLEHFYWGSVFLINVPIVLVVVSLAARLVPAQQGRPEQPLNISHALMLIMAILLLVYSAKTALKGVLSPWLVACTLITGAVMLFIFVRIQLRARVPMIDMRLFCHRVILSGVVMAMTAMIALVGFELLMAQELQFVHGFTPFEAGMFMLPLMVASGFSGPIAGVLVGRLGLRIVAAGGMGLSAVSFIGLSTLDFSTQQWQASALMVLLGFSAASALLASTSAIMAAAPKEKAAAAGAIETMSYELGAGLGIAIFGLLLTRSFSASITLPQGLDGTLADKASSSIGEAVKVAQDLTPALAEAVTEAAKTAFITSHSVALGSAGGMLLLLAVGIWFSLAKVPKQ
- a CDS encoding TetR family transcriptional regulator, producing the protein MRYLSKDERREAILQAAMRVALSEGLAAMTVRRIAAEAGIATGQVHHHFTSGGELKSLAFVRVIRELLDAEIPGENASWRERLHAMLGSDDGGFEPYIRLWREAQILASRDADIKGAYVLTMEMWHQETVGIILAGHKAGVFTLSDRAENIAWRLIGLVCGLDGIYVLNMPQMDDAAFNKHLDKLISLELF
- the nhoA gene encoding N-hydroxyarylamine O-acetyltransferase; translated protein: MSPFLSAYFARTGWQQPVQVDIDTLRGLHLHHNCAIPFENIDVVMPRDIHLDDQYLVDKLVTARRGGYCFEQNGLFERVLREVGFCVRSVLGRVVLANPPQMPPRTHRLLLVELNGERWIADVGFGGQTLTAPIRLIANEEQETPHGLYRLLSESNEWVLQFLHHEHWQSMYHFDLTTQYFSDYVMGNFWSAHWPQSHFRHHLLMCRHLPDGGKLTLTNFNFTHWQGDHVKEQIHLADPQALYQLMQEQFGLGVDHPKHGFSLAELTAMTRDY
- a CDS encoding flavin reductase family protein; the encoded protein is MSAFRPVELKHASRLLNHGPTVLITSHDESIGRRNVMAAAWSMPVEFAPPRIAIVVDKSTWSRELIERSGKFGIVIPGVAAANWTYAVGSISGRDEDKFNCYGIPTIHGPKLGLPVVEEKCLAWMECQLLPLTSAAEHYDTLFGEVVSAGADERAFVAGRWLLDEDKLSTLHHLGAGTFVTSGKRVKALD